One Methylobacterium oryzae DNA window includes the following coding sequences:
- the ltnD gene encoding L-threonate dehydrogenase, translated as MTNATPRAAVIGLGSMGSGMAGSLLRAGFAVSACDVNPEAVARFATAGGRGAANPAEAARDADVVVSVVVNAAQTEAVLFGEDGAAAAMPEGAVFVSSATMDPAVARALAARLEATGRHYLDAPMSGGAARAAEGGLTFLASGSAAAFAKARPALDAMAGTLYELGDAAGQGAAFKMINQLLAGVHIAAASEAMAFAAKQGLDLRRVYEVITKSAGNSWMFENRVPHILDADYSPKSAVDIFVKDLGIVQDMARAEKYPVPVAAAALQMFLMASGAGMGRDDDASVARLYAQVSGAKLPEKA; from the coding sequence ATGACCAACGCAACACCCCGCGCCGCGGTGATCGGCCTGGGCTCCATGGGCTCCGGGATGGCCGGCTCGCTCCTGCGGGCGGGCTTCGCGGTCTCCGCCTGCGACGTGAACCCGGAGGCGGTGGCGCGCTTCGCGACCGCCGGCGGCCGGGGCGCCGCGAACCCCGCCGAAGCGGCGCGGGACGCCGACGTGGTGGTGAGCGTGGTGGTCAACGCCGCCCAGACCGAGGCGGTCCTGTTCGGCGAGGACGGCGCCGCCGCCGCGATGCCGGAGGGCGCGGTGTTCGTCTCCTCCGCCACCATGGATCCGGCCGTCGCCCGGGCGCTGGCGGCGCGGTTGGAGGCCACCGGCCGCCACTACCTCGACGCCCCGATGAGTGGCGGCGCCGCCCGCGCGGCCGAGGGCGGCCTGACCTTCCTGGCCTCGGGCTCGGCGGCGGCCTTCGCGAAGGCGCGGCCCGCTCTCGATGCCATGGCGGGCACGCTCTACGAGCTCGGCGACGCCGCCGGCCAGGGCGCGGCCTTCAAGATGATCAACCAGCTGCTCGCGGGCGTGCACATCGCCGCCGCCTCGGAGGCGATGGCCTTCGCGGCCAAGCAGGGACTCGACCTCCGGCGCGTCTACGAGGTGATCACCAAGTCGGCCGGCAATTCTTGGATGTTCGAGAACCGGGTGCCGCACATCCTCGACGCCGACTACAGCCCGAAGAGCGCGGTCGACATCTTCGTCAAGGACCTCGGCATCGTGCAGGACATGGCCCGGGCCGAGAAGTACCCGGTTCCGGTGGCGGCGGCGGCCCTGCAGATGTTCCTGATGGCGTCGGGCGCCGGCATGGGTCGGGACGACGACGCCTCGGTGGCGCGGCTCTACGCCCAGGTCTCGGGGGCGAAGCTGCCCGAGAAAGCTTGA
- the otnI gene encoding 2-oxo-tetronate isomerase: MPRFAANLSLMFNEVPFLDRFEAAARAGFDAVEFLFPYEHAPDDIGARLRANGLTQALFNLPPGDFAQGERGIAAFPERFDELKAGVDTALRYAEATGVGRLHLMAGLAPWDDPRAVESYRRAVTWTAERLAPAGLDLVLEPINGRNMPGYFLNDFGRAADLIRDLALPNLKLQFDLYHCQILHGDVTVRLRALMPLIGHVQTASVPERHEPGTGEMADFFLFDELDRLGYRGFVGCEYIPAADTVAGLGWLAAYKRSAR, from the coding sequence ATGCCGCGTTTCGCCGCCAACCTGAGCCTCATGTTCAACGAGGTGCCGTTCCTCGACCGGTTCGAGGCCGCGGCCCGGGCCGGGTTCGACGCCGTCGAGTTCCTGTTCCCCTACGAGCACGCGCCGGACGACATCGGCGCGCGGCTCCGGGCGAACGGCCTGACCCAGGCCCTGTTCAACCTGCCGCCGGGCGACTTCGCCCAGGGCGAGCGCGGGATCGCGGCCTTTCCCGAGCGTTTCGACGAGTTGAAGGCGGGGGTCGACACGGCGCTCCGCTACGCCGAGGCGACCGGCGTCGGCCGGCTCCACCTCATGGCGGGCCTCGCCCCGTGGGACGATCCCAGGGCGGTCGAATCCTACCGCCGGGCCGTGACCTGGACGGCGGAGCGGCTGGCGCCGGCCGGCCTCGACCTCGTCCTGGAGCCGATCAACGGCCGCAACATGCCGGGCTATTTCCTCAACGATTTCGGCCGCGCGGCCGACCTGATCCGCGACCTCGCCCTGCCGAACCTGAAGCTCCAGTTCGACCTCTACCACTGCCAGATCCTGCACGGCGACGTGACCGTGCGGCTGCGCGCCCTGATGCCGCTCATCGGTCACGTCCAGACCGCGAGCGTGCCCGAGCGGCATGAGCCCGGGACCGGCGAGATGGCCGACTTCTTCCTGTTCGACGAGCTGGACCGGCTCGGCTACCGCGGCTTCGTCGGCTGCGAGTACATTCCGGCCGCCGACACCGTCGCGGGCCTCGGCTGGCTCGCCGCCTACAAGAGGAGCGCCCGATGA
- the otnK gene encoding 3-oxo-tetronate kinase, with protein MSLALGCVADDYTGASDLANTLTKAGLRTIQTIGVPEDGRSLPEADAVVVALKSRSIPADQAVARSREAEAWLRARGAAHVMFKVCSTFDSTDVGNIGPVMDALRAEAGETVALVTPAFPETGRSVYQGNLFVGSVPLNESPLKDHPLNPMRDANLVRVLGRQSGSPVGLIDTATVARGAEAVAARLDALAQEGKGAAIADAIFDSDLEVLGRAIVGRKFSVGASGLGLGLARALAADGRGTKDAAGAAVGEPVGGASACLAGSCSQATLQQVAAAETIMPVLRLDPARLLAGDDVVAEALAFADKHLASGPVLIATSAPPEAVRALQAAHGVDAAGHAIEAALAAIAEGLVARGVRRLVVAGGETSGAVVDRLGLTAFLLGPEIAAGVPVLRTAGRPEPMLLALKSGNFGGADFFGRALDMMA; from the coding sequence ATGAGCCTCGCGCTGGGATGCGTCGCCGACGACTACACGGGCGCCTCGGACCTCGCCAACACGCTGACCAAGGCGGGTCTGCGCACGATCCAGACCATCGGCGTGCCTGAGGACGGCCGGTCGCTGCCGGAGGCCGACGCTGTGGTGGTGGCCCTCAAGAGCCGCTCGATCCCCGCCGATCAGGCCGTGGCGCGCTCCCGCGAGGCGGAAGCCTGGCTGCGGGCCCGGGGCGCGGCCCACGTGATGTTCAAGGTCTGCTCGACCTTCGACTCCACCGATGTGGGCAATATCGGTCCCGTGATGGACGCCCTGCGGGCCGAGGCCGGCGAGACCGTCGCCCTCGTCACCCCGGCTTTCCCCGAGACGGGGCGGAGCGTCTACCAGGGCAACCTGTTCGTCGGTTCGGTGCCGCTGAACGAGAGCCCGCTCAAGGACCACCCGCTCAACCCGATGCGCGACGCCAACCTCGTGCGCGTGCTCGGGCGCCAGAGCGGCAGTCCCGTCGGCCTGATCGACACCGCCACGGTGGCGAGGGGCGCGGAGGCCGTGGCCGCCCGCCTCGACGCCCTCGCGCAGGAGGGCAAGGGCGCCGCCATCGCGGACGCGATCTTCGACAGCGACCTCGAGGTGCTCGGCCGGGCGATCGTCGGCCGCAAGTTCTCGGTGGGCGCGTCCGGCCTCGGCCTCGGCCTCGCCCGGGCGCTCGCGGCCGACGGGCGGGGAACCAAGGACGCCGCCGGCGCGGCCGTGGGCGAGCCGGTGGGCGGCGCCTCCGCCTGCCTCGCCGGCAGCTGCTCGCAGGCGACCCTCCAGCAGGTCGCCGCCGCGGAAACGATCATGCCGGTGCTGCGCCTCGACCCGGCGCGGCTGCTCGCGGGCGACGACGTGGTCGCTGAGGCCCTGGCCTTCGCGGACAAGCACTTGGCCTCGGGCCCGGTGCTGATCGCCACCTCGGCCCCGCCGGAGGCGGTGCGCGCGCTCCAGGCCGCCCACGGCGTCGACGCGGCCGGCCACGCCATCGAGGCGGCGCTGGCAGCGATCGCCGAGGGCCTCGTCGCCCGCGGGGTGCGCCGGCTCGTGGTCGCCGGCGGCGAGACCTCCGGCGCGGTGGTCGACCGGCTGGGCCTCACGGCCTTCCTGCTCGGCCCCGAGATCGCCGCGGGTGTGCCGGTGCTGCGCACGGCGGGCCGGCCCGAGCCGATGCTGCTCGCCCTCAAATCCGGCAATTTCGGCGGCGCCGATTTCTTCGGCCGCGCCCTCGACATGATGGCCTGA
- the denD gene encoding D-erythronate dehydrogenase encodes MHALILGAAGMIGRRLVDALVGDGRVGGQPLTALTLLDVVPPSAPEGFSGPVRAEAADLTAPGAAEAAIAERPGVIFHLAAVVSGEAEANLELGYRVNLDGTRLLLDAIRAASAADGYRPKLVFTSSLAVFGPPFPKVIPDDYILRPASSYGVQKAMGELMLADYARRGFLDGIGLRLPTICVRPGKPNKAASGFFSGIIREPLAGQEAILPVPDTVRHWFASPAAAVGFLTHAAGLDLAAIGPRISLTMPGVSATVAEEIEALRRAAGDKAVALIRREPDATIARIVGSWPEAFEPEAALALGFQADESFDAIVAQHVAEFHGG; translated from the coding sequence ATGCACGCCCTGATTCTCGGCGCCGCCGGCATGATCGGCCGCCGCCTCGTGGACGCCCTGGTGGGGGATGGCCGGGTCGGCGGACAGCCGCTCACCGCCCTCACGCTCCTCGACGTGGTGCCGCCGTCGGCGCCCGAGGGCTTCTCCGGCCCGGTGCGGGCCGAGGCCGCCGACCTCACGGCGCCCGGCGCCGCCGAGGCCGCCATCGCCGAGCGGCCGGGGGTCATCTTCCACCTCGCCGCCGTGGTCTCCGGCGAGGCCGAGGCGAACCTCGAGCTGGGCTACCGGGTCAACCTCGACGGCACCCGCCTGCTCCTCGACGCGATCCGGGCGGCCAGCGCGGCGGACGGATACCGGCCGAAGCTGGTCTTTACCTCCTCGCTCGCGGTGTTCGGGCCGCCCTTCCCCAAGGTCATCCCGGACGACTACATCCTGCGCCCGGCCTCCTCCTACGGGGTCCAGAAGGCCATGGGCGAGCTGATGCTCGCCGACTACGCGCGCCGCGGCTTCCTCGACGGGATCGGCCTGCGGCTACCGACGATCTGCGTGCGGCCGGGCAAGCCCAACAAGGCGGCCTCGGGCTTCTTCTCGGGCATCATCCGCGAGCCGCTCGCCGGCCAGGAGGCGATCCTGCCGGTGCCCGACACGGTCCGGCACTGGTTCGCCAGCCCCGCGGCGGCGGTGGGCTTCCTCACCCACGCGGCCGGACTCGATCTCGCGGCGATCGGCCCGCGGATCAGCCTGACCATGCCGGGCGTCTCGGCGACGGTGGCGGAGGAGATCGAGGCCCTGCGGCGCGCGGCGGGCGACAAGGCCGTGGCGCTGATCCGGCGCGAACCCGACGCCACCATCGCGCGGATCGTCGGCTCCTGGCCGGAGGCGTTCGAGCCGGAGGCCGCCCTGGCCCTGGGCTTCCAGGCGGATGAATCCTTCGACGCGATCGTGGCCCAGCACGTGGCCGAGTTCCACGGGGGCTGA
- a CDS encoding type II toxin-antitoxin system VapC family toxin: protein MFIDASALVAILCQEQGYERVADCLRQAPHRLTSALAQFEAVMAVARIRSLPPETAERLVNSFRETVGIGMASLGLAEIRIAVAAHARYGKGRHPARLNLGDCFAYACAQVHGVPLLYVGDDFPQTDIHSALA from the coding sequence ATGTTCATCGATGCCTCGGCGCTGGTGGCGATCCTGTGCCAGGAGCAGGGATATGAACGGGTGGCAGATTGTCTCCGCCAAGCTCCGCATCGTCTGACCAGCGCCCTCGCCCAGTTCGAGGCTGTCATGGCGGTGGCTCGCATTCGGTCGCTGCCGCCTGAGACCGCCGAGAGACTCGTGAACAGCTTCCGCGAGACGGTCGGTATCGGGATGGCCTCCCTCGGCCTTGCCGAAATCCGCATCGCCGTTGCGGCCCATGCCCGCTACGGCAAGGGCCGCCACCCGGCGCGCCTGAACCTCGGCGACTGCTTCGCCTATGCCTGCGCACAGGTGCACGGCGTGCCGCTGCTCTATGTCGGCGACGATTTCCCGCAGACCGACATCCACTCCGCCCTCGCCTGA
- a CDS encoding type II toxin-antitoxin system VapB family antitoxin yields the protein MPLNIRSEVVNQLAEKLASRAGVSKTEAVRIALQNELDRREESLTEFLEKIRPIQEALAAYPKTGLKADKTFYDSLYED from the coding sequence GTGCCGCTCAACATCCGCAGCGAAGTGGTGAATCAGCTGGCCGAGAAGCTGGCATCGCGGGCCGGCGTGAGCAAGACCGAGGCGGTGCGGATCGCGCTTCAGAACGAGCTGGATCGGCGGGAAGAGTCGCTGACTGAATTTCTGGAGAAGATCCGCCCGATACAGGAGGCCCTTGCCGCCTACCCGAAGACCGGCCTCAAGGCCGACAAGACCTTCTACGACAGCCTCTATGAGGACTGA
- the recQ gene encoding DNA helicase RecQ, which produces MTRLDEARAALKKTFGYEDFRPGQDEVIGAVLDGTDVFAVMPTGSGKSMTYQLPALVDPGLTVVVSPLIALMHDQVQQMRSVGIRAATLNSTVGESESRETWRALRSGDLRLLFVSPERLLMDGCMDALRGAGVRRLAVDEAHCVSQWGHDFRPEYREIARARTALGNVQTLALTATADAATRAEIAERLFPQDRPPKIFVHSFDRPNIRLTFQPKDNPARQIERFLKHRRAESGIIYCSSRKRTEQLAETLRKDGFDALPYHAGLDQATRMANQDRFLQEDGVVMTATVAFGMGINKPDVRFVCHADMPNNVEGYYQEIGRAGRDGLPADTLTLYGLDDMALRRRQIDEKEISDDRRRVERRKLEAMITLCEGATCRRQSLLAYFGESSGACGRCDLCRGGVTLVDGTVPAQKILSAIVRTGQRFGAAYICDVVHGKESDQIRRNGHASLKTFGVGADKPVAAWRAILRQLFAAGAIAENADGYGGLSMTEKGEAILFGREPVQLRPDPEPKTESRERRRAAAREDGEIALSETDEALFQHLRGLRATLARAEGIAAFMVFPDRTLIEMARQKPVDLWALRTVHGVGERKREAYGDRFVAAIADFLAHPPAA; this is translated from the coding sequence ATGACCCGCCTCGACGAGGCCCGCGCCGCGCTGAAGAAGACGTTCGGCTACGAGGATTTCCGCCCCGGCCAGGACGAGGTGATCGGCGCGGTGCTCGACGGGACCGACGTGTTCGCCGTGATGCCCACGGGCTCGGGCAAGTCGATGACCTACCAGCTCCCGGCGCTGGTCGATCCGGGGCTCACCGTGGTGGTCTCGCCGCTGATCGCGCTGATGCACGATCAGGTCCAGCAGATGCGCAGCGTCGGCATCCGCGCCGCGACCCTGAACTCGACGGTCGGGGAATCCGAGTCCCGCGAGACGTGGCGCGCCCTGCGCTCCGGCGACCTGCGACTGCTGTTCGTCTCCCCCGAGCGCCTGCTGATGGACGGCTGCATGGACGCCCTGCGCGGCGCCGGCGTCCGGCGGCTGGCCGTCGACGAGGCCCACTGCGTCTCGCAGTGGGGGCACGATTTCCGGCCCGAGTACCGGGAGATCGCTCGCGCCCGGACGGCGCTGGGCAACGTCCAGACCCTGGCGCTCACCGCCACCGCCGACGCCGCGACCCGCGCCGAGATCGCCGAGCGCCTGTTCCCGCAGGACCGGCCCCCGAAGATCTTCGTCCACTCCTTCGACCGGCCGAACATCCGGCTGACCTTCCAGCCCAAGGACAACCCGGCCCGGCAGATCGAGCGGTTCCTGAAGCACCGGCGCGCGGAGAGTGGGATCATCTACTGCTCGTCGCGCAAGCGCACCGAGCAGCTGGCCGAGACCCTCCGGAAGGACGGGTTCGACGCCCTGCCCTATCATGCCGGTCTCGACCAGGCGACGCGGATGGCGAACCAGGACCGGTTTCTGCAGGAAGACGGGGTGGTGATGACCGCCACCGTCGCCTTCGGCATGGGCATCAACAAGCCGGACGTGCGCTTCGTCTGCCACGCCGACATGCCCAACAACGTCGAGGGCTACTATCAGGAGATTGGCCGCGCCGGCCGCGACGGGCTGCCCGCCGACACCCTGACCCTCTACGGCCTCGACGACATGGCGCTCCGCCGCCGCCAGATCGACGAGAAGGAGATCTCCGACGACCGCCGCCGGGTCGAGCGGCGCAAGCTCGAGGCGATGATCACCCTGTGCGAGGGCGCCACCTGCCGCCGCCAGTCGCTGCTCGCCTATTTCGGCGAGTCGAGCGGTGCTTGCGGCCGCTGCGACCTGTGCCGCGGCGGCGTCACCCTCGTGGACGGGACAGTCCCGGCCCAGAAGATCCTGTCGGCGATCGTGCGCACCGGCCAGCGCTTCGGCGCGGCCTATATCTGCGACGTGGTCCACGGGAAGGAGAGCGACCAGATCCGCCGCAACGGCCACGCGAGCCTCAAGACCTTCGGGGTCGGGGCGGACAAGCCGGTGGCGGCGTGGCGGGCGATCCTGCGCCAGCTCTTCGCCGCCGGGGCGATCGCCGAGAACGCCGACGGCTACGGCGGCCTTTCCATGACCGAGAAGGGCGAGGCGATCCTGTTCGGCCGGGAGCCGGTCCAGCTCCGCCCCGATCCGGAGCCGAAGACCGAGTCCCGCGAGCGCCGCCGGGCCGCCGCCCGCGAGGACGGCGAGATCGCCCTCTCGGAGACCGACGAGGCGCTGTTCCAGCACCTGCGCGGCCTGCGCGCCACGCTCGCCCGGGCCGAGGGCATCGCGGCCTTCATGGTCTTCCCGGACCGGACCCTCATCGAGATGGCCCGCCAGAAGCCCGTCGATCTCTGGGCGCTGCGCACCGTCCACGGGGTCGGCGAGCGCAAGCGCGAGGCCTACGGCGACAGGTTCGTGGCCGCGATCGCCGATTTTCTGGCCCATCCGCCCGCGGCGTGA
- the purL gene encoding phosphoribosylformylglycinamidine synthase subunit PurL, with the protein MFRNDVPITPELVAQHGLTPDEYERFRGLIGRDPTLTELGIVSAMWNEHCSYKSSRKHLRGLPTSAPWVIQGPGENAGVIDIGDGHACVFKMESHNHPSYIEPYQGAATGVGGILRDVFTMGARPIAALNALRFGSPDHPRTRALVSGVVAGVGGYGNSFGVPTVGGLTGFHKRYDGNILVNAMAVGLARTDGIFYAAAAGVGNPIVYLGSKTGRDGIHGATMASAEFDEESESKRPTVQVGDPFAEKLLLEACLELMASGAVIAIQDMGAAGLTCSAVEMGAKGDLGVELDIDKVPAREEGMTPYEMMLSESQERMLMVLKPGMEAEAEAIFVKWGLDFAVIGRTTDTLRFVIKWHGETVADLPIKELGDEAPLYDRPHLANTHQPVIAAADVAAPASLTDALKRLVGSPDLASKRWVFEQYDHFILGNTVQKPGGDAAIVRVEDGPKGLALTCDVTPRYCEADPVEGGRQAVAEAWRNITAVGAKPLAITDNLNFGNPEKPEVMGQLVGCLQGIGEACRALDFPVVSGNVSLYNETNGVGILPTPTIGGVGVLDDVARHATIALKREGDVLVLIGDSEGWLGQSAYLSVIEGREEGAPPPVDLALERRNGDFVRGLIQAGTVDTVHDLADGGLAVALAEMAMAGRIGAALSDVPVDLPAHAYLFGEDQGRYLLAVRPETATDLLAAAAAQGVAAASVGVAGSDRLTLPGGETISLADLNAAHEGWLPDYMASQPAAPAA; encoded by the coding sequence ATGTTCCGCAACGACGTTCCGATCACCCCCGAGCTCGTGGCCCAGCACGGCCTGACGCCGGACGAGTACGAGCGCTTCCGCGGCCTGATCGGGCGCGACCCGACGCTGACCGAGCTCGGCATCGTCTCGGCGATGTGGAACGAGCACTGTTCCTACAAGTCCTCCCGCAAGCACCTGCGCGGGCTGCCGACCTCGGCGCCGTGGGTGATCCAGGGGCCGGGCGAGAATGCGGGCGTCATCGACATCGGCGATGGCCACGCCTGCGTCTTCAAGATGGAGAGCCACAACCACCCGAGCTACATCGAGCCCTACCAGGGCGCGGCGACCGGGGTCGGCGGCATCCTGCGCGACGTCTTCACCATGGGCGCGCGGCCGATCGCGGCGCTCAACGCCCTGCGCTTCGGCTCCCCCGACCATCCGCGCACGCGCGCCCTCGTCTCGGGCGTGGTCGCGGGCGTCGGCGGCTACGGCAACTCCTTCGGCGTGCCGACGGTCGGCGGCCTGACCGGCTTCCACAAGCGCTACGACGGCAACATCCTGGTCAACGCCATGGCTGTGGGCCTCGCCCGCACCGACGGGATCTTCTACGCGGCCGCCGCCGGCGTCGGGAACCCGATCGTCTATCTCGGCTCCAAGACCGGCCGCGACGGTATCCACGGCGCCACCATGGCGTCGGCCGAGTTCGACGAGGAATCCGAGTCGAAGCGCCCGACCGTGCAGGTCGGCGATCCCTTCGCCGAAAAGCTGCTGCTGGAGGCCTGCCTGGAGCTGATGGCCTCCGGCGCGGTCATCGCCATCCAGGACATGGGCGCGGCGGGCCTCACCTGCTCGGCGGTGGAGATGGGCGCCAAGGGCGACCTCGGCGTCGAGCTCGACATCGACAAGGTGCCGGCCCGCGAGGAGGGCATGACGCCCTACGAGATGATGCTCTCGGAGAGCCAGGAGCGCATGCTCATGGTGCTCAAGCCCGGCATGGAGGCCGAGGCCGAAGCCATCTTCGTGAAGTGGGGACTCGACTTCGCGGTGATCGGCCGGACCACCGACACGCTGCGCTTCGTGATCAAATGGCACGGTGAGACCGTGGCCGACCTGCCGATCAAGGAGCTCGGCGACGAGGCCCCGCTCTACGACCGGCCGCATCTGGCCAACACGCACCAGCCGGTGATCGCGGCCGCCGATGTGGCGGCCCCGGCCTCGCTCACCGACGCGCTGAAGCGCCTCGTCGGCTCCCCCGACCTCGCCTCGAAGCGCTGGGTCTTCGAGCAGTACGACCACTTCATCCTCGGCAACACCGTCCAGAAGCCCGGCGGCGACGCCGCCATCGTGCGGGTCGAGGACGGGCCGAAGGGCCTCGCGCTCACCTGCGACGTGACCCCGCGCTACTGCGAGGCCGACCCGGTCGAGGGCGGCCGGCAGGCCGTGGCCGAGGCGTGGCGCAACATCACGGCGGTCGGCGCCAAGCCGCTCGCCATCACCGACAACCTGAACTTCGGCAACCCGGAAAAACCCGAGGTCATGGGCCAGCTCGTCGGCTGCCTCCAGGGCATCGGCGAGGCCTGCCGGGCGCTGGACTTCCCGGTCGTGTCGGGCAACGTCTCGCTCTACAACGAGACCAACGGCGTCGGCATCCTGCCGACCCCGACCATCGGCGGTGTCGGCGTGCTGGACGACGTGGCGCGCCACGCGACCATCGCCCTGAAGCGCGAAGGCGACGTGCTGGTGCTGATCGGGGACAGCGAGGGCTGGCTCGGCCAGTCGGCCTACCTGTCGGTGATCGAGGGTCGCGAGGAGGGGGCGCCGCCGCCCGTCGACCTCGCCCTGGAACGCCGCAACGGCGACTTCGTCCGCGGCCTGATCCAGGCCGGCACCGTCGACACGGTCCACGACCTCGCGGATGGCGGCCTCGCCGTCGCGCTCGCCGAGATGGCCATGGCGGGCCGGATCGGCGCGGCGCTCTCCGACGTGCCGGTGGACCTGCCGGCCCACGCCTACCTCTTCGGCGAGGACCAGGGCCGCTACCTGCTGGCGGTGCGGCCGGAAACGGCCACCGATCTCCTAGCGGCCGCCGCGGCCCAGGGCGTGGCCGCGGCCTCGGTCGGCGTCGCCGGCTCCGACCGTTTGACCCTGCCGGGCGGCGAGACCATATCGCTCGCCGACCTGAATGCGGCGCACGAGGGCTGGCTGCCCGACTACATGGCGAGCCAACCGGCCGCGCCGGCCGCCTGA
- a CDS encoding BolA family protein — translation MPMDAGEIERMIREALPDAQVEIRDLAGDGDHYAATVLSAAFKGKTRVAQHQMVYGALQGRMGGVLHALALTTGVPQD, via the coding sequence ATGCCGATGGATGCGGGCGAGATCGAGCGCATGATCCGCGAGGCCCTGCCGGACGCGCAGGTGGAGATCCGCGACCTCGCGGGCGACGGCGACCACTACGCCGCCACCGTCCTGTCGGCGGCCTTCAAGGGCAAGACCCGGGTGGCGCAGCACCAGATGGTCTACGGCGCCCTCCAGGGCCGGATGGGCGGCGTGCTCCACGCCCTTGCGCTGACCACGGGCGTCCCGCAGGATTGA
- a CDS encoding DUF29 domain-containing protein produces the protein MDRPSLYDDDIVTWAEEQAAALRALAERPELSNAVDWENVAEEIESVGRSHLRAVEGLLIQTLAHLLKRASAPLAPASLHWREEIATFQITARNTYEASMRQRLNWNRIWKSAVTAAEAGLSAYGNALLPGLPEACPFRPEDLLTETFDIERALRTIATSVARR, from the coding sequence ATGGACCGACCGAGTCTCTACGACGACGACATCGTGACCTGGGCCGAGGAGCAGGCGGCGGCCCTGCGCGCGCTGGCCGAACGGCCTGAGCTGTCGAACGCGGTCGATTGGGAGAACGTTGCCGAGGAGATCGAGAGCGTTGGTCGTTCGCATCTGCGGGCCGTCGAAGGTCTGCTGATCCAGACGCTCGCCCACCTCCTCAAGCGCGCATCCGCCCCGCTCGCGCCGGCCAGCCTGCACTGGCGGGAGGAGATCGCGACCTTCCAGATCACCGCCCGGAACACCTACGAAGCGTCGATGCGGCAAAGGCTGAACTGGAACAGGATCTGGAAATCGGCCGTCACGGCGGCCGAGGCTGGTCTTAGCGCCTATGGGAACGCGCTGCTCCCGGGGCTGCCGGAGGCCTGCCCGTTCCGTCCTGAGGATCTGCTGACCGAGACTTTCGATATTGAGCGCGCCCTTCGCACGATCGCTACATCGGTTGCGCGCCGCTGA
- the grxD gene encoding Grx4 family monothiol glutaredoxin, giving the protein MTDVNTTIQNEIASQDVVVFMKGTPQMPQCGFSGQVVQILNYLGVPFKGVNVLADQEIREGIKAFSNWPTIPQIYVKGEFVGGCDITREMFQSGELQTFLSEKGVPVKTAAA; this is encoded by the coding sequence ATGACCGACGTCAACACGACCATCCAGAACGAGATCGCCTCCCAGGACGTGGTGGTGTTCATGAAGGGTACGCCGCAGATGCCGCAATGCGGCTTCTCGGGGCAGGTGGTGCAAATCCTCAACTACCTCGGCGTGCCGTTCAAGGGCGTGAATGTCCTGGCCGATCAGGAGATCCGGGAGGGCATCAAGGCCTTCTCGAACTGGCCGACCATCCCGCAGATCTACGTGAAGGGCGAGTTCGTCGGCGGCTGCGACATCACCCGCGAGATGTTCCAGTCGGGCGAGCTGCAGACTTTCCTGTCCGAGAAGGGCGTGCCGGTGAAGACCGCCGCCGCCTGA
- a CDS encoding class I SAM-dependent methyltransferase: MATDTRAGQAIYNPRTLQIYNLVVLRLSNPLIWRCPTARILDLYDRHAGLAHLDVGVGTGWYLDRCRFPAPAPRVGLMDLNADSLTFAADRIARYRPETYRVDVLVAPATGIAPFDSIGMTYLLHCLPGDIAAKARAFDTVRPCLADDGVVFGATILAAGVPTTGAARALMRVYNRKGVFSNAADTLPDLRAALDRRFRSVEITVVGCVALFVAREPR, encoded by the coding sequence ATGGCGACCGACACCCGAGCCGGGCAGGCGATCTACAATCCGCGGACGCTGCAGATCTACAACCTTGTCGTGCTGCGCCTGTCGAACCCGCTGATCTGGCGCTGCCCCACGGCGCGGATCCTCGATCTCTACGACCGGCACGCAGGCCTCGCGCATCTCGACGTCGGGGTCGGGACCGGCTGGTACCTCGACCGATGCCGGTTCCCGGCGCCCGCGCCGCGGGTCGGCCTGATGGACCTCAACGCCGACAGCCTCACCTTCGCGGCCGACCGGATCGCGCGCTACCGGCCCGAGACCTACCGGGTCGACGTGCTCGTCGCCCCGGCCACCGGCATCGCGCCGTTCGACTCGATCGGGATGACCTACCTGCTGCACTGCCTGCCGGGCGACATCGCCGCGAAGGCGAGGGCCTTCGACACGGTGCGACCGTGCCTGGCCGATGACGGCGTGGTGTTCGGCGCCACGATCCTCGCGGCCGGCGTCCCGACCACGGGCGCGGCGCGGGCGCTGATGCGGGTCTACAACCGCAAGGGGGTGTTCTCGAACGCCGCCGACACCCTGCCGGACCTGCGCGCGGCGCTGGACCGGCGCTTCAGGTCGGTCGAGATCACGGTCGTCGGCTGCGTGGCGCTGTTCGTCGCGCGGGAGCCGCGCTGA